The Humulus lupulus chromosome 4, drHumLupu1.1, whole genome shotgun sequence genome has a window encoding:
- the LOC133829784 gene encoding protein transport protein SEC31 homolog B codes for MACIKGVNRSASVALAPDAPYMAAGTMAGAVDLSFSSTANLEIFKLDFQTDDRDIPVVGESPSSERFNRLSWSKPTDAGSKKFGLGLIAGGLVDGSIDIWNPLSLISSEPSESALVGHLSRHKGPVRGLEFNVIAPNLLASGADDGEICIWDLVNPAEPTQFPPLKGSGSAAQGEISFLSWNSKVQHILASTSYNGTTVVWDLKKQKPVISFSDSVRRRSSVLQWNPDVATQLVVASDEDGSPALRLWDMRNIMSPVKEFVGHTKGVIAMSWCPNDSSYLLTCAKDNRTICWDTVTAEIVCELPASTNWNFDVHWYPKIPGVISASSFDGKIGIYNVEGCSRYGAGDAAFGAAAYLKAPKWYKRPAGVSFGFGGKLVSFKTKSSAVGAPSVSEVFVDTVVTEHSLVSRSSDFEAAIQNGEKSLLRTLCEKKSEESESENERETWGLLKVMFEDDGTARTKLLTHLGFSVPEVAKPDVQDELSNEVNAIGLNDTTEDTVGFEGGKDATIFPTDNGEDFFNNLPSPKAETPLATSGDKFIVDDTVPSTDQVEEESDVVEESVDDPSFDESVQHALVVGDYKGAVAKCVAANKMADALVIAHAGGDSLWESTRDQYLKMSCSPYLKVVSAMVNNDLLSLVNTRPLKFWKETLALLCSFASREQWTMLCDALASKLNAAGNTLAATICYICAGNIDKTVEIWSKSLSTEHEKSYVDRLQDLMEKTIVLALASGQKRFSASLCKLVEKYAEILASQGLLKTAMEYLRLFGSDEVTPELEILRERIALCESEKHVEPSPPVQPVEVSTSHYQPNPVNSYAEHNGQNLASYGYVAPPPPQNTQMFVPNQQIPQVPKDNFPAPPVPIQSGMRTFVPTNPTLLKNVEQYQQHQQHQQSTLGSQLYPGTTNTSYQPAPNPNNAYQSVPPHNTGYQPILPPNPTYQPMPPPNPTYQPVAPPNPTYQPSPPIAPIPAQPKPNMSFGVQPPSPTNTASMQAAAAPPAPPPTVQTAVTSNVPAHLKPAVATLTRLFNETSEILGGPRANPGKKREIEDNSRKIGALFAKLNSADISTNAAEQLVKLCQALDGGDFSTALQIQVLLTASEWDECNFWLAPLKRMIKTRQNVR; via the exons TAGCTCAACCGCCAATCTCGAGATCTTCAAGCTCGATTTCCAGACCGATGATCGTGATATTCCTGTTGTTGGTGAGTCACCGAGTTCCGAGCGATTCAATCGGCTCTCGTGGTCGAAGCCTACTGACGCTGGGAGTAAGAAGTTCGGGCTTGGGCTAATTGCTGGTGGACTTGTGGATGGGAGCATCGATATCTGGAACCCACTGTCGTTGATCAG TTCCGAGCCAAGTGAAAGTGCTCTTGTTGGACATCTCTCAAGGCATAAGGGGCCT GTTCGTGGTCTTGAATTTAATGTAATTGCACCGAACTTACTTGCGTCTGGTGCTGATGATGGCGAGATTTGCATCTGGGATTTGGTTAACCCTGCAGAACCTACTCAATTTCCACCTCTTAAG GGTAGTGGTTCTGCTGCTCAGGGTGAGATTTCATTCTTATCTTGGAATAGCAAGGTCCAACACATATTAGCGTCTACTTCATATAATGGAACAACAG tCGTTTGGGACCTAAAGAAGCAAAAACCTGTGATTAG CTTCTCTGATTCAGTTAGACGACGCTCCTCTGTTTTGCAATGGAATCCTGATGTTGCCACTCAGCTTGTTGTTGCATCAGATGAGGATGGTTCACCAGCTTTAAGG CTTTGGGATATGCGGAATATAATGTCACCAGTTAAAGAGTTTGTTGGGCATACCAAAG GTGTAATTGCAATGTCGTGGTGTCCTAATGACAGCTCATATTTGCTTACTTGTGCAAAGGATAACCGAACTATTTGCTGGGACACAGTTACTGCTGAG aTTGTCTGTGAGTTGCCAGCAAGCACCAACTGGAATTTTGACGTGCATTGGTATCCAAAAATACCAGGGGTTATATCAGCATCTTCATTTGATGGAAAGATTGGAATTTACAATGTTGAG GGTTGCAGCCGATATGGTGCTGGTGATGCTGCTTTTGGTGCAGCAG CTTATCTGAAAGCTCCAAAATGGTATAAACGCCCAGCTGGTGTATCCTTTGGCTTCGGTGGCAAGCTTGTTTCGTTTAAAACTAAGTCGTCAGCTGTAGGTGCTCCATCTGTTTCAGAG GTTTTTGTAGACACTGTGGTTACTGAACACAGTTTGGTGAGTCGCTCCTCTGATTTTGAAGCTGCAATACAAAATGGAGAAAAGTCCTTATTGAGGACTTTGTGCGAGAAGAAATCAGAAGAATCTGA ATCTGAAAATGAACGTGAAACATGGGGTTTGTTAAAAGTTATGTTTGAAGATGATGGGACTGCAAGGACAAAGCTTCTTACTCACCTTGGCTTCAGTGTCCCTGAAGTAGCAAAACCTGATGTCCAAGATGAGCTATCTAATGAAGTAAATGCTATTGGACTCAATGATACCACAGAAGATACAGTTGGATTTGAGGGTGGGAAAGATGCCACCATTTTCCCTACTGACAATGGAGAAGATTTTTTCAACAATCTTCCTAGTCCTAAAGCTGAAACACCATTGGCTACCTCTGGTGATAAATTTATTGTTGATGATACTGTTCCTAGTACTGATCAAGTGGAGGAAGAGTCAGATGTAGTGGAAGAGAGTGTCGATGATCCTTCATTTGATGAATCTGTTCAACATGCATTAGTTGTTGGAGATTATAAGGGGGCTGTTGCAAAGTGCGTTGCAGCTAACAAAATGGCTGATGCTTTGGTTATAGCGCATGCTGGTGGTGATTCATTGTGGGAGAGCACACGAGATCAATACCTGAAGATGAGCTGCTCACCTTACCTGAAG GTTGTTTCTGCAATGGTGAACAATGACCTTTTGAGTCTCGTAAATACCAGACCCCTCAAATTTTGGAAAGAAACTCTTGCTCTTCTTTGTAGT TTTGCATCAAGAGAGCAATGGACTATGCTTTGTGACGCACTAGCTTCCAAACTGAATGCTGCTGGTAATACACTGGCAGCAACTATTTGTTACATATGTGCTGGAAATATTGACAAGACTGTTGAAATTTGGTCAAAGAGTTTGTCAACTGAGCATGAGAAATCTTATGTAGACCGTCTTCAG GACTTAATGGAGAAGACTATTGTCCTTGCCTTAGCGTCAGGGCAAAAGCGATTCAGTGCATCATTATGCAAGCTTGTAGAGAAGTATGCTGAAATTTTGGCAAGTCAAGGGCTTCTAAAAACAGCAATGGAATACCTAAGACTCTTTGGTTCTGATGAAGTGACACCAGAACTTGAGATCTTAAGAGAACGTATTGCTCTTTGTGAATCTG AAAAACATGTAGAGCCAAGTCCTCCAGTGCAACCTGTTGAGGTTTCAACTTCACATTATCAG CCTAATCCTGTCAATTCCTATGCTGAGCACAATGGACAAAATTTGGCTTCGTATGGATATGttgctcctcctcctcctcagaaTACTCAAATGTTTGTTCCGAATCAACAGATACCTCAAGTTCCTAAG GACAACTTTCCTGCACCTCCAGTCCCTATTCAGTCTGGCATGAGGACCTTTGTTCCTACAAATCCTACTTTGCTGAAAAACGTGGAGCAATATCAGCAACATCAGCAGCATCAGCAATCTACATTGGGTTCTCAGCTGTATCCT GGGACTACTAATACTTCTTATCAGCCTGCCCCTAATCCCAACAATGCATATCAGTCTGTCCCACCTCATAACACTGGATACCAGCCTATCCTGCCTCCTAACCCCACTTATCAGCCTATGCCGCCTCCTAACCCCACTTATCAGCCTGTTGCGCCTCCTAACCCCACTTATCAGCCTTCACCCCCTATTGCTCCCATTCCAGCTCAACCAAAGCCAAATATGTCATTCGGTGTGCAACCACCTAGCCCTACTAATACAGCGTCGATGCAAGCTGCTGCTGCTCCTCCAGCTCCACCACCTACAGTACAGACAGCTGTCACTTCGAACGTACCTG CTCACCTAAAACCTGCCGTCGCAACCTTGACAAGACTTTTCAACGAGACCTCAGAAATATTGGGAGGTCCAAGAGCAAATCCTGGCAAGAAGCGTGAAATAGAAGATAATTCAAGGAAGATAGGCGCCTTATTTGCCAAACTCAACAGTGCGGACATATCTACAAATGCTGCTGAACAGCTTGTTAAGCTCTGCCAGGCTCTGGACGGTGGCGATTTCAGCACTGCCCTCCAAATCCAG GTACTTCTTACCGCAAGCGAATGGGATGAGTGCAATTTCTGGCTTGCGCCTCTCAAGCGCATGATCAAGACCAGGCAAAATGTGAGATAA
- the LOC133829785 gene encoding serine/threonine-protein kinase-like protein At3g51990, with translation MGYLSCRAESAVSTVNSTNPSAKTTAGVVSGLDKPIKIQHFEYSDLEAATNGFSEQKLLGKGSHGYVYKAVLRGRLVAVKRPSRPQSFIGPRPNSTPEITNEVDNEIEILSKIQNPRLVNLVGFTTNDSRNRLLVVEFMSNGTLYDVLHTSPRPPNWGRRIRLALQTAKAIDTLHSSSPPVIHRDIKSANVLIDRNFNARLGDFGLALRCHVDDYRLRSTPPAGTMGYLDPGYVTPDNLSTKLDVFSFGILLLEIISGRKAIDVGYSPPSIVDWAIPLIKKGKLFNVYDPRISPPRDPIVRKQLAVIAAKCVRSCRERRPAMKDVVVWLSGLSKLVPLHSWNNLNNPCMMIENVGRPVEVSNPHLNWFENHGEGNLDGMDAKYARQVMRNSRRVYSDLGFTSNLMELMAGTDEETEYRGEAVVPKLRSRDRISSTKFGSERYGIRGKNLSQTCTDKNDVFPLRRNRSIGGGAEICSRRDDIVPRTSFRSQGAAIEEKIEQTQRNSVQ, from the coding sequence ATGGGATACCTTTCTTGTAGAGCTGAATCTGCTGTTTCCACCGTCAATTCCACAAACCCATCTGCGAAAACAACCGCCGGTGTCGTCTCCGGCCTAGACAAGCCCATTAAGATCCAACACTTCGAGTATAGTGATCTTGAGGCTGCCACAAATGGGTTCTCCGAGCAGAAGCTGTTGGGTAAAGGAAGCCATGGCTATGTCTACAAAGCAGTACTCCGTGGAAGACTCGTCGCTGTTAAGAGGCCTTCTCGGCCTCAGAGCTTCATCGGGCCACGACCCAATTCGACGCCGGAGATCACCAACGAGGTAGATAACGAGATCGAGATCTTGTCGAAGATTCAAAATCCTAGACTTGTCAATCTGGTAGGCTTTACTACTAATGACTCGAGGAATAGACTTTTGGTTGTTGAGTTTATGAGTAATGGTACTCTTTATGATGTTCTTCATACTAGTCCTCGACCCCCTAACTGGGGTCGTAGAATTCGTTTGGCTTTGCAGACTGCTAAAGCCATTGATACCCTTCATTCTTCATCCCCACCAGTAATTCATCGAGATATTAAGTCTGCAAATGTTTTAATTGACCGTAATTTTAATGCCCGGTTGGGTGATTTTGGCTTGGCATTGCGTTGCCATGTTGATGATTATAGACTCAGGTCAACCCCTCCTGCTGGGACTATGGGGTACCTTGACCCTGGTTATGTCACCCCAGATAATTTGAGTACTAAACTTGATGTTTTTAGTTTTGGGATTTTGTTGTTAGAGATTATAAGTGGGAGAAAAGCCATTGATGTTGGTTATTCACCACCTTCTATTGTGGATTGGGCTATTCCTCTTATCAAAAAAGGGAAGCTTTTTAATGTTTATGATCCTAGAATTTCACCTCCCAGAGACCCCATTGTGAGGAAGCAATTGGCTGTGATTGCAGCCAAGTGTGTGAGGTCTTGTAGGGAGAGAAGACCAGCTATGAAAGATGTGGTTGTTTGGCTTTCTGGGTTGAGCAAACTAGTTCCATTGCATTCATGGAATAATCTTAACAATCCATGTATGATGATCGAGAATGTGGGTCGCCCGGTCGAAGTAAGTAATCCTCATTTGAATTGGTTTGAAAATCATGGAGAAGGTAATTTGGATGGCATGGATGCTAAGTATGCCAGGCAAGTTATGAGGAATTCTCGGAGAGTCTACTCTGACTTGGGATTCACTAGCAACTTGATGGAGCTCATGGCTGGTACCGATGAGGAGACTGAGTACAGGGGTGAGGCTGTTGTGCCTAAATTGAGATCCAGGGATCGGATTTCGAGTACTAAATTCGGTAGCGAAAGATATGGCATCAGAGGAAAAAATCTATCCCAAACTTGTACTGACAAAAATGATGTCTTTCCTTTGAGGCGAAACCGTTCAATAGGGGGAGGTGCAGAAATTTGTTCAAGAAGAGATGATATAGTTCCTCGGACAAGTTTTCGATCTCAGGGCGCAGCCATTGAAGAAAAGATAGAGCAAACTCAGCGAAATTCGGTTCAGTAA